The genomic interval tcttttgtaacattataaatgtcttgattatcacatttgataaatttaatgcgtCCCTGATGaacaaaagtatgaatttctttaaaagaaaatctagGTTTTAAACAAtggtgtgtatatgtatataattttattaagaaATCCACATCTATAAATAGATAATCACATTCTGTTTTCCAGTTTTTAGTCGccgtttgattttattaataaaaaagatcAAACTATATTTTTCTTTGAGTTGATCGAAGCATCAGTAAACCGAACGATCGCTTCATTCACACTAgttctgtttctcacacaatagtaatatcacaaacacacacttttgtgTATTTCAGCGTTCAGAGAGTCGCTCATGAGTTTCCCAAACTCTGAAGATATTTTCAAATCAAAGTGAAATATTagaacacatacatatataatatttagtttgtgTCATGTTCAATCATGAGAGCCGTTACTGTGTTTCTGCTTTCTCTATACTCCACTATACTGAAGTCAGAGTATGGATACTACGTGGaaacattactgttaaaagtatcTAAGCAAAGTCAAACTTgagcaaaagtaaaaaaagagcAACTTTAAGTGAACGAGCCCCGAATCACAAACTAATCATGAATAATCATCAATTAATCAGTAgtttattcatttgattaataTTCTCTGACCTGATTGTAAATGAATGTGTAATTCTAAGAGCATTAATCCACAGCCTGGAAAAACCTTGactttattcaaattatttaaacaaatacatttattatacttcaTTATAGATCTGATGATGTGATGTTAACGGTCGGATGAATACTGTTTGATGTAAAACTGGATATTACTGTTTTCTGAAAGGGAAAAATAAGTCCTTGTGTAATTAACAGTGAAAACCTGTAAATCAGGACGtcacatttaatgattttttgtttgtttttgatgaaataaCTCTTTCTTCTCAGTTTTTTACATACATTAGTGTTCATCAGTGTTTCCTGATAAAGCTACAACACAGATATTAGTGCTTTAATAGCTTGgtcattaacattttataattgaaTTGAAGCGCAGTCTGTAAAACGAAATGTTGTACGGTGGAGTTCTGTCAGCCAGCGGTGATATTACTGATGTAGTTTATTAAATGAGGAGCGATGTGGACAGATGCGTCTCGTGTGAAATCAGAAGCATCTCTGAACCTCACAACACTTGAAAGACTTATACGTGCTATTTTTACCAATCTGTTTCCTCATGGATTCTCTGAATTGTATTTTTAGCAGACGCTTACAGTTAGACTCCTTTGATCAAATAACCTCCAAAACAACGATTCGATCATAATCATAACCTCGAAAACTGCCAAAGCAAAACAAGcactttgaaataaaatgatatcactgcaaataacatttttatctacaatttctgaaattaatatgcatttatttgacaatatATTTGTCTCGTTTTCTGAAAATATTATCCAAATTGTGTTCGTTTTTGCGTCAAACAGATAAAAAGATCTGGCAGTGTGTTAAGAGAAATAATCTCAAGTCTCAACAAGGTTATTTTTCTCACCCCTCGGCACATACTTTTACTCGTTTAAAGCAAAAACTAAACTGGGATAATTTctccagaaaacaagacttaacatcttcagtcaaataaatgcatattcattccagaatgtgtaaatatttatagAAGAAAACAAGACGGTGTGGAGGAGATTATTCATGCCTTGTCTTCAGAATCTGAAGCGTGCGCTATAGTGAAGgacgtgtgtgtgtctctgtgtgtgtgtgtgtgtctgtgtgtgtgtgtgtgtgtgtgtctctgtgtgtgtgtgtgtgtgtctgtgtgtgtgtgtctctgtgtgtgtgtgtgtgtctctgtgtgtgtgtgtgtgtgtgtctgtgtgtgcgcatgtctctgtgtgtgtgtgtgtgtgtgcatgtgtgtgtctgtgtgtgtgtgtgtgtgtctgtgtctctgtgtgtgtgtgtctgtgtgtgtgtgtgtgtgtgtgcgtgtgtgtgtgtgtgtgtgtgcgcatgtctctgtgtgtgtgtgtgtgtctctgtgtgtgtgtgtgtgtctgtgtctctgtgtgtgtgtgtctgtgtgtgtgtgtgtgtgtgtgcgtgtgtgtgtgtgtgtgtgtgcgcatgtctctgtgtgtgtgtgtgtgtctgtgtgtgtgtgtgtgcatgtctctctgtgtgtgtttgtgtgtgtgtgtgtgtgtctgtgcgtgtctgtttgtgtgtgtgtgtgtgtgtgtgtgtgtctgtgcgtgtctctctgtttgtgtgtttgtgtgtgtgtgtgtgtgtgtgtctgtgcgtgtctctctgtttgtgtgtttgtgtgtgtgtgtgtgtgtgtctgtctgtgcgtttctctctgtttgtgtgtgtgtgtgtgtgtgtctgtgcgtgtctctgtgtctgtgtgtgtgtgtgtgtgtctgtgcgtgtctctgtgtgtgtgtgtgtgtctgtgcgtgtctctgtgtgtgtgtgtgtgtgtgtatgtgtgtgtttctgcgtgtctctctctgtgtgtgtgtgtgtgtgtgtgtgtgtgtgtctgtgcgtgtctctctctgtgtgtgtgtgtgtgtgtgtctctctgtgtgtgtgtgtgtgtgtgtgtgtgtgcgtgtgtgtgtgtgtgtgtgtgtgtgtgtctctgtgtgtgtgtgtgtgtgtctgtctgtgcgtgtctctctgtttgtgtgtgtttgtgtgtgtgtgtgtgtgtctgtgcatgtctctctctgtgtgtgtgtgtgtgtgtgtgtgtgtgtctctccgtgtgtgtgtgcgtgtctctctctgtgtgtgtgtgtgtgtctctgtgtgtgtgtgtgtgtgtgtgtgtgtgtgtgcgtgtgtgtgtgtgtgtgtgtgtgtgtgtgtgtgtctctgtgtgtgtgtgtgtgtgtctgtctgtgcgtgtctctctgtttgtgtgtgtttgtgtgtgtgtgtgtgtgtctgtgcatgtctctctctgtgtgtgtgtgtgtgtgtgtgtgtgtgtgtgtctgtgcgtgtctctctctgtgtgtgtgtgtgtgtgtgtgtgtgtgtgtctctccgtgtgtgtgtgcgtgtctctctctgtgtgtgtgtgtgtgtgagctcctCTGTCGGTCAGAGGAGCAGGTGTTTGACCCGTGTGAGGAGTGGTTCTCGTGATCCTCAGATCTGAGCGTCTGCGGTGAGGAACAGGAAGCTCAGATCAGCCACAGCTCCACAAACACTGATCCAGAATCAGCTTCTGTCCCGTTCCCTTCAGCATCCACCCAAACCCCTTCAGATCATTAAACGCTCCTCGCTCAGAGACCAACACGCTCTGGGGTCAAACATGTCTGAATCTAGATCGTTTGCAGTGTTTGTGTTCAGAGTCAAACCGTGACCTTTCATGACATTTAAGATTCTGTTTTAGGATCTGATCTGTTCTCATTTAATGCTTTACACTTTTCATGACATACATTTGTAATGTTTGACTGAAAGTACTGAAATATTTAAGTGTATCTCTGCAGTATTTTGTCTGCAGttacacaaatattattaatttcgCATATGATTTTTACTAAACATGTTATATGAAATTAGTTTGAAGGAACACGTGTGATTCTGACATGATTTCGCTCTATTAGTGATCATTTATAATGATTCATATTTAGCGTTGATCGTCAGTATTTGAGTCGAGACGTCTTCAGACAGACACATTGACTCTGAGATGTTTTAAGTGAAGTTCTAGATTTGATTTATTCTGTGATTAAAACTCTGCGTCTGATGTGTGTTTGTCGAGGGTCTCAGAGGTCAAAGGTCTCGTGTTTAACGGCTTCATTAGTTCAGTTCTGCTCGGCTCATGATGATTTCAATTGTCTTCTCTGATTTCATagtttaatatgatttaatattctGTGTGAATCAAACGTGCAGCACATTTCTGAGCGTTTCACACACAACGCCTTTCATCAGCCTGTGTTATGTTTACACactttattatgtgtgtgtgtgtgtgttttaacgcTTTTTATGTGTTCCTCCCTctttatctcacacacacacacacacacacacagttaagtCAGTTAAAGCAGCTGAACAAACCACTAAAATAGAAACACTTGAGACGCACACCACAAGCCCTTTACATGatagcgcgtgtgtgtgtgtgtgtgtgtgtgtgtgtgtgtgtgtgtgtgttcaggttcaCTCTTCAATACTCTGCTGTTCTTGTGTTTTTCAGCTATTTCAGGTTATGACCCTAATATCTGTTATATACTGGATGCGGGTCTCTTGATGTACGCCGTCATCATCACGGCCTTCTTCGTGCGTGAACGAGTGAGTctataacacacactcacacacacacacacacacacacacagtcctgcaGTATGAAATCCCAACCAATGACACACTTAATTAATCCAGAAAATGAAAGCTGAGTTTTACATTGCATATACCCAGCTACAGTAATACTCCTGTCATGTGTTTGTATTCTCCTGCACCTCAGTCACATCTTTAATTATGGAgatgagaatatatataattatatatgattCATGAAAATTAGGCCAACAGTTATTGAACAGTAATATTTTCACCAAGCCTGTGTTTGTTTGATTCAGAAACAGCAAGAGCAGTAATATTGTCTAATATTGTTACTATATAAATTGATTGAtttatgtgatttcaaagctgagtTTTTAAGCGTCATTACTAGTGTCCagtttcttcagaaatcatctggtagtgtatatttaatatattatcaatttaagaaatataaagcatataatatatatttacatataacataaatcatatattaatataaatatataaaagtaattttttatttcatatatacgTGTATATACATCAATACACTGTACACACCACAAACCTTTATTtaggatgtgattaatcacgattaatcaatTTGACTCCactaatatatattaaacattaatgaaaatcagtacattttgaataatttacagCCATTGTATAATGTGTAACCATGTAATCAATacaaaagtaactgtagtctgattacaagtgttttaaaatgtaaaataacccAATCTCAAGCATTGTAATTACATGTAACGAGCACATGTGTGTTCACTAGCAATCAAACCCCGCTCATTAATGACGTTTCCTCCTTTAGTTCATCGTGAAGAGAAGCAAAGTGGATCAAGACTCTGTGTATCAGGTGAGAATCAGATCAGACGCGATCAATGAACCAATAATCATCACATTAGAGACGTTAACGAGCGTCTGATGTCTTCCAGCCCATTACCAAGAACCAGTCGCCGTATGACGTCCTGCGCGGAGCTGAGGAGGGTCCAGCCAGAGGGGTGAGTGACCCCTGATCACATGACACCGGTCACCTGACACCGATCACCTGACACTGGTCACCTGACTCTGATCACATGACACCGGTCACATGACACCGGTCACCTGACACCGCCGCtgacctgcatgtgtgtgtgtttcacagggCCGCAGGCGAGGAGATGACACTTACACGGTAAGAGCCTCTTCATCACAGGAAGGAAGTTGATTAGCAGCACTGAGAAGAAGAATCCAGCTGAAGAAACCACAGAAACAGCATCAGATCAGAAACATTACTCACACGCAGAAGCAAGGGGCTTCGTTTCACAACACTTCACTTCCACAAACAAGCTTTCAGCCAACAACTCCCAAAAGAACCTTCGTTTTTTGTCTCTAAGAGCAATTTCCTTTTCTTTCCACTGGACGAAACGTTCCCCTAGGAAAAACATTAtatgtttaaaacacatttattgaaACATTATGTGAAAGCCTTTATGTTTTAGATCACAAAGCGCCCTTCAGCCCTGTTGACGACATCGGAGACAATTCTGAATGAAACCAATTAAACACTGAttttaatgaacacacacacacacacacacacacactcacatgttgttatatgtggtttatggggactctccataggtgtaatggtttttattctgtacaaactgtatattctatggcccttcaccaaccctacacctaaccctaaccctcacaggaaactttgtgcatttttactttctcaaaaaaactcattctgtatgatttataagagttttgaattacaatgaaaatatCCTCGTAAATCACCTCCTCACTGTAATACCTataaccatgtcattatacaaatatgtgtcctcataaaccacatacacatgctctctctcacacacacacaaacacacacacacaaacacacactcacacacactttttaGAAGTGTTCAGATTTGGTCTAAACATTAGTAAATGTGGAAGGACTgagtttgacacacacacacacacacacacacacacacacactgtagaacAGGTACAATATGgctcacattttcaaaacatttttttctctaatattttttacagaaaaataatgtGGTAACAGGGAACAGTTAAATATAAACCTGTAATAACctgaatacataaatatttgttttcctaACAGATCATCAAAATGTTATGACAGAGTCAGGCAGATcttaaaaatgaactaaaattaaaacaaataaaattcagTACTTGtatttagattaaattacattttaaaatactaatataaaacaCTGGAAAACTAGTTTATATTGATggaaagatgatgatgatgaagatgatgatgatgatgattgtttGTTTCAGCCTCTGCAGAAGAAGGGTGACGACACGTACCGAGAGATCGAGGCCAAGCCCGGAGTAAGTGTGACTGATTCACTTTTACTGTCTCGAACCGATTCTTCTGAATGATTCACATGAAAAGACTCACTCTGTTTGTGATTTTGCAGCAGCGGCGCCGAACTGATCAGGTTTATCAGGTCAGACACgcttcagctcacagatgaacaCCAGATCCTGCACATCAGAGTGTGTTTGACCTGATGAATGTGTTCTTGTGTTTCAGGGTTTGAGCTCCATGACTAAAGACACGTATGATTCTCTGCACATGCAGCCGCTTCACGCCACGCCGCGCTAAACACTGATCTCCGTCCAGTCACTGTTCATCTGCTCCAGAGTCACTGTGTTTCCACACTCGGTGAATTATAGACCCTCGTATTGAGCTCACATCACACCTGACCTGTAGAGTCAGAAGAACAATCAGTATTGAACCGAACCGGATTGAAGAACTAGCGCTTCACTCTCTGGTGTTGATCATTAGAGAGTCACACTTGTGTTGTGCACCGCTCGAAACAGACAGAGACCATAATCATCTtctgtgaaattatatatatatatataataattattgtatacAACATTCAATTTCAATagtgattttaattaatatttagcattttgagCGTTTCATGTTACTAattaatatatctaaatattagactattttctttataaaataaaatcaaattcaattaatgcagtatttaagtttaaaatagataaaccCATATTTAAAACCCATTGAATCAAGGCAGATGACATATATTCAGTGCTGTGCATTCCTTGGTTTCCTGAGCAGTGTTTTCAGTCATAATCGCTGAAGTTTTTGTCTCCTCTTCATTTCTGTGCACTTTGATCTGTATTGTGGCTGATTTGTAGATCACAAACACAAAAACCTCTCTGTATTTTTTACTATTTCCTATTCTGTTTTTGACTGCAAACAACAcaagtgtgacttttttttttttttttacaaccatttaGCTTTTTCGAATCAAGTCCACATGGGTCACATAAACGTCACTAGAGTTTCACACTGTTTCGATATAAAAAGATAATAACATAgtgattttgaaaatgtaatgagATGACGGACCCACACCAGAGATTCAGGGATGCACTCCACGCAGTCAGGCGTCTGGTTACGTTACAATAAGGTTTCAACTAACgttaaaaatactattattaaatattgaaattaatctcaacatttacacatttattttaccGTCAAAAGTTGTATCTAACATTACTATGGTGTAAACtaacatgaacatttttattaattaaaaggataataaatgctgtaaaaaataatgttagaTTAGATAAAGGTGATTTTATTGTAAGCTTTTACCTGTAatattctgtatgttttaaagCTTTTCTTGTGACTTTGTGGTGAAATATGGGTTAAATAGGGGATTCATGATGACTGATGTTTAATATCTTTTGTTTTATATCAGTAGAGTATTATTGCATCTAACTGAGAATCTCATTGTTTTTCATTTGGTTGTTGTtacttttgtctgttttgtttgtgtaaCTTTGTATCAGCTTGTTAAAATGATTTTCCTCtaatattttcagtaaataatcaAACCTGATTATGAAACCTGATTCGACTGTTGatcaaaataacacacacaagtctgagaaaaaaacatttaatgagatctacaACTACGGCAACAGCAACAGGACAAACTCATCAtctgagaaacacacaaacacaaatccaGAGCAGTTCATTtctacagcaaacacacacaagtgAACCGAGCGAGAGTCGATTCATCAACGAGAACCTGTGGAGAAACAacagagagaagtgtgtgtgtgtgtgtgtgtgagagagagggttaatgtgagagagagtgagtgtataagcgtgtgtgtgttagagagaagagtgtgtgagagaacaGCCCTTCTGTAACATATGAAACAcattctgttgaacacacacacacacacacacagtgagattCCTCATCTCAATTCTTATTCCAGCAGAAAATCAATCATCTGACCTCTGGATCATAAAGACTAGAATGAGTTGATGATTTCAAATTAactacacttaaaaaataaaaaataaaataaagaaaaggcaaagagaaagtgagaaatCTTTGGTTTTCATCCTTAAGAGGATTTCTGCTTTGGGAGccacaaaataaaactattttttttttcttatgtttctATATACTCCTGAAATATAGAGTGTTTTCTGACTAAAGAAGAggagaaacaaacacaaagacaGACGCTGATGAATCTTTGGTTTCAATCCTGCAGAAAATAATAAAGATGAACCTGAAGCTGCTCACATGCAATCACTGATGAACGATATAATAAACCATAGAGAGAGAGACGAGATCAATGCTGCCGCCTCGCGTCTGTGGCTTCACGTGTAGAAGAGGAAACACGAGCACAGAACAGAAACTGgtgatattttcatataaaaacaccGAGACGCAATCAATGAAAGGAGTGAAAACAAGACGTTTGCTTTGGCAAAGGAACAGAAATGAAGCGTGTCTGTACACAGTAGTATGAGAGCACAATCTTCAGCTGAAGATCCTTGAGCATCAgtgctgacctctgacccctgctcCGTCAGATCGCCAGGAACAACATCTGATAGGACAGACAGATGTGAGCGAATCACAGGTTCAATTGATTCAGTTGAACAAACTCGATTCAGAATCAGTTCACTCGGAGTTGGCCCGCACCCGTTAGTACTCGTTTAAAGCCTTCTAACCATATCGATAAAGTGAGTACTAGTTTAAAAAGTCCTCTGACAAAACCTCCACCCAACGCAACGAAAAAGATCTGAAATGCTTTTGGTTAGAAATCTGAAATTATCTACAATCGGCTCGTTCCACGGAGccgcaaataaaaacaacagagatCCTCGTAGAAAGTCAATATAAACTCTGTTACGCTAAATAATCTCTCGTCAAGATTTAGAAAGACACACATTTTTGGTTAATTTAGACGTTAGTTTAAGAAACGGATTAGGTTCCATCCTCCCCGTCTCCTTGGGCATCAGATGTTGATTGTTCGCAAGAGTTTTTGGTGATAGCACAGAAATGGGCGGAGCCACACGCTCACTGCGCCTTCGAGGCCACACCCACACTCTTGGTCATCGTGGTGACATCACTGGTCAGCTGCAGGTTGAGAGCTCCGCCTCCAGCACCGCCCGCCGACAGCAGATTGGCCGGCAGCAGAGAGAAGCTGGATGGGTTGAGGAAGAAGGGTGTGGTCACCATGCTGGGGGCGGGGTTTCCTACGCTGTTATTGGCGAATAGCAGGCTGGTGTTTCCATCGATGGAGGTCAGAGGAAGAGCGCCGCCAGACGCCAGAGCTGATAAATACAAACACCACAAACATATTCATGCAGCAAAATCACGACCTTCATGTTTATAATTCCTCAGATCCTCATGTAGGATGATAAAATCAGTATTCATTGACGACACACCTTCATCGATAATGATAAAAAACGTAGGCTTTGTCTGCCTGCGATGAGGAGATtgaggataaaaaaaattatattagtcgaatttgaaataaaaaattgcatttaaatgagcAATTCTTAAGCCAGAATTTTAATTTCactatggtaaaataaaataatgttaaactaACCCTGGATTACTTTGTGCCCCGCGCTCCTATATTATGTCACACTAGTTTAATCAGTGTATGAAGACAGTAGCTCAAATCCGTGAaagaatgttccgaagtgaaatAAACCTCAATGGAATAAAGCTGAATGGAATTGAATTAAAGTTGAATTACATTACATATCTGATTTCACTTAGACGTTATGCACTTTTCATTGCATTGAATAAACAATTCTTTAAGATGCATTATTTTGCTCGTTGCATTCTCCTTTTCCTtcgaaaaacaagcaaaacatttCCTAAAGAATTTTGcatataaaactttaaaaatttagatttttttgtgcaTTGCATTGGGtaaattaaaagtgttaaaattCAACAGGTTATAAAAAAACACTCAGTAATTTTTGAGATTGAGTGAGATGAAACATGGTGTGATGTCATTACCCTGGATGGTGGCCAGCAGGTTGTTGTTCATCAGCGCAGGACTCAGACTCAGCAGCGCACCGctgcacaaacacaacacacacctcattaacacacatacatttatttatagaaataaaagtgaaaattagatGTGTccgaaaattaaataaaacaatcttgataatataaaataaatataaaaacatattgtgcATATAACATAAATCTGTATTCTGGATGTCTTTCCTCTAGTCTGccagaaataattaattaattaaaatgcaaattagataaaaattacaaataaaaatctttgtaatattaaataaatattaaaatagatcatgtgtatataatgtaaatgtgtactttggatgttttctttccaccaGTTTGAAAGAAAACACGTTATTTCTGATATTTCCATCCCATAATGCCCCACTCACTCACCCTTGCATCAGCTGCGACGCCGATATGATCGTCGGGTTTAAACCCGTGAAGGCCGTCAGATTAGCTCCTCCCAGTCCTGTGCCTGTCACCAGCAGCTGCCCCGCCCCCTGCATGGCTGTTGTCGCCATGGAAACCGCCACTTCCTGTTTGACAGCGGTGGTGGATGGGGTGAGAGAGGGTGATGTCATGACCGGAGTGGACGTGGTGACGGTGGGCGCCATGGAGATGATGGAGGGCGTGTTCGACATCACCTGACCCAGGGCTCCGCCTACAACACGGAGATACAGAGAgagtgtcacatgacccacaaCCTCACGTAAATATGGAGGAGGATGGAGCTGTGAGTGCTAGAGACCCACCACTGAACGTCAGGTTAGAGATACTGTTGCTGTTCAGAGAAACCACAGGACTGACCGTCAGTGTGCTCGTGCCACTGGACACCTGAACACAGCAGAGCACTCGTCAATAATCACTCAATCACCAAATAATCATCAATAATCACCAATCACTCATCAATAACCACTCAAAAATCTATCACTtatcaataatcaataaaaacACTGCACATGCAGAAGCTCTCGCTCACAGgaaacattcacacaaacaccagTTTTGGAACCATTTggggaaaatataaaaaattacttattattataaaacatattacatattatatcaatatgataaaataatacaaattattactaATTTTATTATTGCAAAAACTATTAAACGATATGTTATAGCAGTATGTCTTATTTTGTTCAGTAGTTttaagaataatacatttttttatactgaGTTATATATACTTTTCTATAACAAAATAGCAAATATTTCTATTGT from Carassius auratus strain Wakin chromosome 26, ASM336829v1, whole genome shotgun sequence carries:
- the LOC113044698 gene encoding T-cell surface glycoprotein CD3 zeta chain-like translates to MMAWRGASALVILLSITPVSAISGYDPNICYILDAGLLMYAVIITAFFVRERFIVKRSKVDQDSVYQPITKNQSPYDVLRGAEEGPARGGRRRGDDTYTPLQKKGDDTYREIEAKPGQRRRTDQVYQGLSSMTKDTYDSLHMQPLHATPR